TGGGTGTGCGCGGGATCCATCTTCGAGCTCCCTTTCTTCGCCGATTTGTGGCGGGCCGGCGCGGCCGAAATCGCCTGAGCCGCGAGGAGCGCGGCGGCCATGATCGTCAGTTTCCTCAAACGGAACCTCCTTGTGAAGGACGAACGATAGCATGCGCCGCCGGACGGCGATGGGTTCGCCGGGAGCGGCTTCCTCGGCGCGAAGGGGTTCTCGATCCGGGCTCCGCGAGGCCGCGACGGTCCGCATCCGCCGGCGGTCGAGGGTCCGTGCCGCGGCCGCGGCGGTGGCGTAGGATGGGGTTCGTGGGGAGCTCGGACGTCATCGTCTGCGGCGCCGGGGTGATCGGATGCGCCGTCGCGCGAGAGCTCGCCCTCCGCGGCGCGTCGGTGACCGTCGTCGAGCGCGGGTCGCCGGGGCAGGAGGCCTCGGGAGCCGCCGCCGGAATGCTGACGGCCGGCGCCTACGCCGTTCCCGGTGAGCCTCTCGCCGAGCTGTGCCGCGAATCCGCGGCTCTCTATCCCGCGCTCGTCGATGCGCTCCGCGCGGAGACCGGCGTCGATCCGCACTATTCGCGCTGCGGCTCGCTGCGGCTCGCCGCGAGCGCCGAAGACGCCGCCGCGATGGAAGACCTCGCCCGCCGCCAGGAGCGCGCCGGGTGGGCGGTCGAGCGCGTCGACGGGGTGCGGGCCGCCGATCTCGCCGGCGCGGAGCTCCGGCTCCCGGAAGGTCCGATGCTGTCGTTCCCCGAGGAAGCCGTCATCGATGCCCGGGAGCTGATTCGCGGACTGCGCGTCTCGGCGGAGCGCCGCGGTGCGCGCTTCGTCACGGGAACGCCCGTGACCGCCCTGCGGATCGAATCGGCCGTCTGTACCGGCGTGCGCACGCCCGGCGAAGATCTGGCCGCGGGCGCGGTCGTCGACGCGGCCGGCTCCTGGGCGGGGCTCGCCGGGGCCGCGGGATTCTCCGTGCCGATCGCCCCGGCGCGCGGGCAGATCGTCGAGCTCGATTCGGGTTCCTCGCGGCCCGCCCGGGTGCTGCATCGCGATCATTTCTACCTCGCTCCGCGCGAGCACGGCCGGCTCCTCGCCGGATCGACCATCGAGTTCGTCGGCTACGAGAAGGTCGTGACCGCGGCCGCCGTCGCGAACCTCCTCCGGCGCGCGATCGAGCTCGTCCCGGCGCTCGCGGGATCGCGGTTCGTCGGGGCATGGGCCGGACTGCGGCCGGCCGCCCCCGACGGCCTCCCGGTCCTGGGTGCCACGCCCCTCCCCGGGTACTTCCTCGCCGCGGGAGGCTTCCGGAACGGCGTCCTGATGGCGCCCGCCGTCGCGCGACGGCTGTCCCAGGCGGTTCTCGACGAAAATCAGACCGCGGTACCGGGGCCGTTCTCGATGGCGCGATTCGTGCGAGAAAACGAGCCGGTGAGCGCCCCGAATTCCGCTTTACAGCGGGAAATGCGTCTTGGTAAGATCGCCGAACGCTAGGCAACGCAAGCATTTGGGAAATGGGTGACCTCGAATGAAGAAACAGCTCTATTCCGCGGTCCGCGCCGCCGCCGAAGGGGCGTGGCGCGCCGCATCCGCAGTCGATCGGAGATTCCCGGAGGGAGTGTTCCAGCCGAGATGGGCTCCTTCCCCTCTGATCAAGTCTCGCGAGCGGAGCCGGCCGGTTCTGGGGTTCCCCCGCGAGACCGATTCGCTCTGTCCGGGGTGCGTCAAGGAAGTCCGGGAATCGATCCTCTCCGGTAACGCCGACTGGTCGGTCCTCGTCAACAGCCGCGCGGGGGAGATCAAGGCCCGCATCGTCGAAAAGGACGGCCGGATCGTCATGGAGAAGGACTGCCCGGACCACGGCCATTTCGAGGACGTGATGTCGACCGATCCCGCGTTCTTCGCGCGCCTCGAATCGCTCTACCCCGGCCGCGATTTCACGATCCCGAAGGACGGCCTGCACGACCACGGCTCTTCCTCGATCAAGTACGGCCGCGGGGCAGTGCTGACGATCGACCTGACGAACCGCTGCAACATGATGTGCAACCCCTGCTTCATGGACGCCAATCAGGTCGGATTCGTCCACGAGCTCGAGTGGGAGGACGTCAAGGAGCTCCTCGACAACGCGATCGCGATCAAGCCGAAGCGCCAGCTCTCCGTCCAGTTCTCGGGAGGGGAGCCGACCCTCTCGCCGCACTTCCTTCCCGCCATCCGGTATGCCCGGGAGCTCGGCTATTTCTCGGTCCAGTGCGCGACCAACGGAATCCGGTTCGCGCAGGACGAGAGCTTCGCGAAGGAGGCCGCGGAAGCGGGTCTGCGTTTCGCGTACCTCCAGTTCGACGGGGTCGACAACGACCACAACCAGCATCGGCAGGTCGGGAACCTGTTCGACGTGAAGCTCCGCGCGGTCGAGCACCTGAAGAAGTACGCGATCGACGTCACGCTCGTGACGACGATCGTCAACAGCGTCAACAACGACCAGGTCGGCGCGATCCTCAACTTCGCGATCCAGAACATCGACAAGATCAACGCCCTCTCCTTCCAGCCGGTGTCGTTCACCGGCCGCGACGAGGACATCGACGCCGAGACGCTGAAGCGGCAGCGGTACACGCTGTCGAACCTCGCGCACGACGTGAAGGAGCAGGCGGGAATCGGCGACGTCATGCGCGACTGGTTCCCGCTCTCGGCCTCCGGGCCGTTTTCGGACCTGAAGGACCAGCTCTCCGGCCTCGAGGCGGAGTGGGGCTCGATGAAGTGCGGCTGCCACCCGAACTGCGGGATCGGCACGATGCTCCTCGTCCACGAGAAGACGAAAGAGGCCGTTCCGGTCCCGGCGCTGATCGACGTGGACCGGCTGCTGAAGGATTTCCAGCGGATCACCGACAGCGCGCGGTCGAAGCCGGTCGCGGCGGCGCAGGTCGCGCTCTCGATCCTCCGCAACCTCCGTCCCGAGAACCTCCCGAAGAACCTCGGCGCCTGGGACCTCGTCAAGATCATGGACGGCCACACGGGCGGGAAGATGGGGATCGCCCGGAAGAAGCGCTACAGCTGGCGCGTGCTCTTCGTCGGCGGGATGTGGTTCCAGGATCTCTTCAACTACGACTTCCGCCGGACGGAGATGTGCATCATCCCGTACGCGACGCAGATGGGGGAGATCTCCTTCTGCGCCTACAACACGGGAGTGGGCTGGAGGAAGATCGTCGAGGAGATCTTCCGGTCGGCGACCCTCGCCGAGTGGTACAAGAAGAACGGGCGGCACACCGTGTACGCCCGCGGAAAGAACGTTCCGCTCCCGTCTCTTCCGGCCGATGCGCCGGCGCCGCTCGTGCCGATGACGCCGCCCCCGCAGCAGGCGCCGGCGTCGATCGCGGCCAAGGCCATGCTGCCCGTCTTCTCCGCGCTGATCAAGTAGGCAAGCGCGGACGATGCATCGAGCCGGGCGGGCGCGGGCCGCCCGCCCGCGGCGCTCGCCGTACGCCACTGGTACGACTCGGCCGCGGGCCGGGCGCCCCGCATCCCGTCCGGCTCGCGCCTCGCCGCGCCTCGACGGTTTTTCCATCGGCTCGCGCCCGCGTATCGAACCTGTCGTGTATTGTTTCGACTTTCGACTTTCGACTTTCGACTTTCGACTTTCGACTCGCGACTCGTCACTCGCGACCGCGCCCGAGGCGTCCCTGACTACGGCCTGAACGCCGCCCGGTTCTCCGGTCCCTCCCACACGACGACCTCGGCCACGCGCGCGGGCGCGAGCACGCCCGAGGCGGCGATCCGCTCCGCGAAGTGGCGGGCGATGTTCTCCGCCGACGTGTTCCGGCCGGCGAAGGCCGGGTGGTCGTTCACGTTGCGGTAGTCGAGTTCGCCGGCGATCTTCCGGACGAGATCCTTCGCGGCGAGGAAATCGACGGCGAGGTCGTCGCGGTCGAGCCCGGCGGCCTCGAGGGCCACCTCCACCCGGTAGGAGTGCCCGTGGAGCGGCTCGGGCTGGCCGCGGTAGTGGATCAGGAAGTGGGCGGCTTCGAAGCGGGCTTCGACGGTGACTCGGAAAGCCATGCGCTCACCCGGCGAGCATCGTGGCTT
The sequence above is a segment of the Thermoanaerobaculia bacterium genome. Coding sequences within it:
- a CDS encoding 6-carboxytetrahydropterin synthase, translating into MAFRVTVEARFEAAHFLIHYRGQPEPLHGHSYRVEVALEAAGLDRDDLAVDFLAAKDLVRKIAGELDYRNVNDHPAFAGRNTSAENIARHFAERIAASGVLAPARVAEVVVWEGPENRAAFRP
- the thiO gene encoding glycine oxidase ThiO, yielding MGSSDVIVCGAGVIGCAVARELALRGASVTVVERGSPGQEASGAAAGMLTAGAYAVPGEPLAELCRESAALYPALVDALRAETGVDPHYSRCGSLRLAASAEDAAAMEDLARRQERAGWAVERVDGVRAADLAGAELRLPEGPMLSFPEEAVIDARELIRGLRVSAERRGARFVTGTPVTALRIESAVCTGVRTPGEDLAAGAVVDAAGSWAGLAGAAGFSVPIAPARGQIVELDSGSSRPARVLHRDHFYLAPREHGRLLAGSTIEFVGYEKVVTAAAVANLLRRAIELVPALAGSRFVGAWAGLRPAAPDGLPVLGATPLPGYFLAAGGFRNGVLMAPAVARRLSQAVLDENQTAVPGPFSMARFVRENEPVSAPNSALQREMRLGKIAER
- a CDS encoding radical SAM protein, with the protein product MKKQLYSAVRAAAEGAWRAASAVDRRFPEGVFQPRWAPSPLIKSRERSRPVLGFPRETDSLCPGCVKEVRESILSGNADWSVLVNSRAGEIKARIVEKDGRIVMEKDCPDHGHFEDVMSTDPAFFARLESLYPGRDFTIPKDGLHDHGSSSIKYGRGAVLTIDLTNRCNMMCNPCFMDANQVGFVHELEWEDVKELLDNAIAIKPKRQLSVQFSGGEPTLSPHFLPAIRYARELGYFSVQCATNGIRFAQDESFAKEAAEAGLRFAYLQFDGVDNDHNQHRQVGNLFDVKLRAVEHLKKYAIDVTLVTTIVNSVNNDQVGAILNFAIQNIDKINALSFQPVSFTGRDEDIDAETLKRQRYTLSNLAHDVKEQAGIGDVMRDWFPLSASGPFSDLKDQLSGLEAEWGSMKCGCHPNCGIGTMLLVHEKTKEAVPVPALIDVDRLLKDFQRITDSARSKPVAAAQVALSILRNLRPENLPKNLGAWDLVKIMDGHTGGKMGIARKKRYSWRVLFVGGMWFQDLFNYDFRRTEMCIIPYATQMGEISFCAYNTGVGWRKIVEEIFRSATLAEWYKKNGRHTVYARGKNVPLPSLPADAPAPLVPMTPPPQQAPASIAAKAMLPVFSALIK